TTTGtgaaaacagaacagaataaCCTTCGTATGAAGCGGCATATGTTACCACCCAGGTGTTCAACCGTGACAGTATTTGGAAATTATTCCCCAACTATCTGTTTGGTAACTTGAGTATGACAAGATCTAATCAATAAATAACGTGAATATTCATTATTATTCATGAATGtcattggctgtgtctcgtttggaaggatgcgtccttcGGAGGAACAaacggaatgtaacatggttgctatgacagcaagccactctttaacaagcgcgagcacTTTGAGTggtaacaaagtccctttagaagggattgtatgaggtacattttaggagagctATAATGATgggaagagaaaagaaaatagatattacagttgtacttttagtctaataatttattttaattatatattaatataataacacatattatatactctgcacctgtctactgaggtacttcaacttgggaattaacatttcttgattttgaacatcatatttacggtcAAAttggcattatttatttttttagacatttccgttgaagcaaagaatcgtgggttgtgagtgcacacgatgcatcctccgaattcccgtgaaagaaggtcgcatttcaagtgtcctactcgcttttatgaaacgagacagcctcgatgacgtatgcagcTGAagaatgcgacctccggaggacgcagccttccaaacgagacacaaccTATGAATAACTAAAACAGTTGAACATTTTCTTGCATTTTCAGGGTCAGCAGTGGCCATGACTTTAGGAAAAGGGTTTTTGGCCATTCGAAAAGCAGGGCACTTATGTGTTCAAACTCACTCTCAGGAGTACAGTGACTACTCTGGACGGCAGAAACTCTTGGAAGTGCGTGTTGATGTCTTAAAGCCAGGTGCTGATGTCTGTGAATATACAGTTTTAATATATCAATAAAGACAAAGGATATTTAACATCTGAACAACTTACAATGTTGTTAAAGCCATTTGAAAAGGTTTCTGAAATCACAAATGAATGCATCACCTActgttgcatatactgtatgtaatgttTGCACTGTTTCCTGAATAGTCAGCTCTTCTGTATAACTTATTTACTATGTAATGAAAAAGTGCAGAAATTTAGTAACACTGCAACATCATGTTTTGATTTACTTCAGGTTTACGCGTACTTGTAGTCGACCAGTGGATTGAAACTGGAGGAACAATGAAAGCAGCTATCAAACTGGTGGAGAATCAGGGAGCTACTGTTGCAGGTAAATATAAAACACCTAATAAAATAGACAAAGAGATATTTTGAAACACAGTAGCACCCATCTGTTTCCTCTTTATACACAGAAttggacatttaggtattttttgaTCCTCCCTTTAAGAATCACTATCAAAATAAATGATACAACTAAGGTTTCACTGGTGTTGGGTTTATTGACATTCTTGTTACTGTACTGTTATTGACTCAAGTTGCTGCATGCAACACAGAGGATTTGGACAACTGGATTTTATAAGGGTGTAATTACTGTTGAATGAATAGCCACTTGGATCACTAACCAATAGTCTTGATTAACTTGAAATCATTGCAGTGTTCCTCTGTACTTTGCAGGCTTTGCTGCTGTAGCCATTGAGAACAGTGAGGGAGGGAAATGGCTAAAGGAAAACTACAAGTATTCCCACTGCATTCCAAATGAGCTGCAAACTCAGATAGACAATCAGTACCTGGAATCTTTTAAGAACTTTTGTTAAACATGTTGAATTAAAGAAGGGGTAATCCATATGCAATTACCATGTCTAAGAGACTGTGACATGCATTTTTGATAGTGAATGACATTGTGCAGAGAGGTATGTATCTTTGGCCAAATGCTCACAAAAAACAGTGCATAAATTCAGTCATCTTGGTcaaatacagtgcatccagaaagtattcacagcgcttcatttttctcacattttgttatgttacagccttgttccaaaatttattaaattcattattttcctcaaaattctacaaacaataccccataatgacaatgtgaaagaagtttgtttgaaatctttgcaaatgtattaaaaataaaaaacatcacatgtacataagtattcacagcctttgccgtgacactcaaaatttagctcaggtgcatcctgtttccactgaccATCATTGAGATgcttctacaacttgattgaagTCCACCTATGGTAAATTCTGTCACTGTTAACTGTggaacctgtctatataaggttccacagttaacagtgcatgtcagattACAAACCATGCCATGAAGTCAAAGGatttgtctgtagacctccaagactggattgtatcgaggcacagatctggggaagggtacagaaaactttctgcagcattgaaggtcccagtgagcatagtggcctccatcatccgtaaatggagtTTGGAACCACCacgactcttcctagagctggccgcctggccaaactgagcgatcaggggagaagggcattAGTCAggaaggtgaccaagaacccgatggtcactctgacagagctccagcatttctctgtggagagaggagaaacttccagaagaataaCCATCTCTGcagaactccaccaatcaggcctgcatggtagagtggccagacggaagccactcctcagtaaaagccacatgacagcccgcctggagttgcCAAAATGCAcccgaaggactctcagaccatgagaaaccaaATCTGAACTCTTTGGCTTGAATGGGAACCATCAGgactggaggaaaccaggcaccgctcatcacctggccaataccatccccacagtgaagcatggtggtggcagcatcatgctgtggggatgtttttcagtgacaggaactgggaaactagtcaggattgagggaaagatgaatgcagcaatgtacagacacatccttgatgaaaacctgctccagagcactctggacctcagactgcggcgaaggttcatcttataacaggacaacgaccctaagcacacagcctagataacaaaggagtggctacgggacaactctgtgaatgtccttgagtggcccagccagagcccagacttgaacccgattgaacatctctggagagatctgtgcaccgacgctccccatccaacctgatggagcttgagaggtcctgcaaagaggaatgggagaaactgccccaaaagtggtgtgccaagcttgtagcatcatacacaaaaagtcttgaggctgtaattgttgccaaaggtgcttcaacaaagtattgagcaaaggctgtgaatacttatgtacatgtgatttctttcattttttatttgtaataaatttgcaaagatttcaaacaaacttctttcgtgttgtcattatgtttttttttttttggtagaattgaggaaaataattaattgaatcaattttggaataaggctgtatcataacaaaatgtggaaaaagtgaagtgctgtgaatactttccggatgcactggaTAGTCTTTGAATGCTATGGTTGATTAGCCACAACTACCACTAGAGGCCACTATCACATTGTACGTAAGTCTGTGTATGTGTTTAAGTCTGATTTCCAAATGTATtactaaaatgaaaatgaaaaataataatgaatgcaaCATTTAATCACAGTACTAATTTGATTATACTGATCTTTTTATTGTGAGAGGCTtggtttgttttaaataaatggctcGTTTAAGACAAAGGCATACATCtattttatttagaattaaaacaaaaaaggtccagcaaaaagaaaaatatctgtGCAAATTCctaatacttatttttttttagagaagATATCATTTCAAAGCTATATGATGAAGTAATTCTTCCCTAACTTTGAGCTTGATTTTCCTTTTAACAAATAGGATATCGGACATAGAAACATACTATaactgtttattgttttttgtgcAACTCATGCATGATCCTTTTGTATACCTTTTTAAATAACTGCCGACTGTAAACTAAGCAAAGATATTTAAAACACAGTATGTATTAGTACAGTACTACAATCACTGATATAGAAAATAAACTTGGAGCTATTGCATAAACTGTGCATAGACCTCTTGGGAAAGAGAATATCTCTTAACCTCATAATATCCAACAAAAGAATGTTTTCTTTTGTCCAGCAGACATTCGGTTCCACCCTATTAAAAACAAACTGCACTGCACACTGTACATTCCTTTAGTTGAAATATTGTCCATACCACTTTTCTCATCCTTTTGATTCTCCCTATTAAGTACATGTGCATTTGCATGTTTTGCTTTGGTTCCACTATACGTCTGTGCAAATTGTTGCATTTTCACATGGTTAGTCTTTACTGGCAACAGTTGAGCTGCTGCTTCTTGAAAGTTACATTCAGGTTGTTTGAGTTGCTGTTGATTACTGTGTGGAGAAAGGTTTAATCAGGTTTACAGGTTCAATCAATGTATTTTCTAATTAAATGTCCCTGGTGTTAAATGGTGCATGAATTATCAACGAATGTTATTCTACATGAAACGTTTGATGTCATAGTCTTTGATTAAAATGTAACAACTTAATTTGCCTTTAGAAATAACTTTTCTTTTATATAACCAATGATACTCAGGCAGCATTCTTGTTAACCAATAAtaatatttctatcgggaagacacgctgtcacgattccctgttgtctgccctgtgtttctcacttgtcatctgtcccggactacacttcccataattccctgccctcatcgctgccagtttcattgttctcacctgtgtttaatttaatcattatccttgtgtatttaagccctgttgtttgttcattcgttgtcagttgttaaatgtatgtatgttcttgaatgtgttcctgcccgtgcccttcgtggatgttttctcttgtttatattttggttttccccacgtggatgttttatttgttccctgtgttgttttgttattttgagttatcctgttcaccttttgttcgaccgtcagtgagcctgTGCCTGTatcctcgaccgtcagtgagcctgCGCCTGTatcctcgaccgtcagtgagccagcgcctgtagcctcgaccgtcagtgagccagcgcctgtagcctcgaccgtcccagagccagcacccgTAGCCTCCACTGTCCCCATGACCACGCCACCTGCTGGCcgaaggaggaagagaaggaagaggaaaccttctccccagtctccgcTAGTACTCGCGACCATTGAGGTcactctcgagcttcccagggctccgcctttcgagccttccacggctccgtctccagggcctcccagggctgcggctccgcctcctgagccttccatggctccgccttccacggctccacccctggAGTTCTCCATGGCCCCGCCTACCATGGCTGCACCCTCGAAGTCCTCCCTGGCTTCGCCTCCCACCGCTttatctcctgagccttccatggccctgtctccggaaccttctacggctctgcatCCTGAGCCTTtcatggctccgccacctgaaccttccatggctccgccctcagagttctccatggctgtggccctCTGGCCACCTCCCgtgcctcctgacccagtccctgtcctgtggccacctcccgggcctcttgacccagtccctgtcctgtggccacctcccgggcctcttgacccagtccctgtcctgtggccacctcccaggcctcctgacccagtccctgtcctgtggccacctcccaggcctcctgacccagtccctgtcctatggccacctcccaggcctcctgacccagtccctgtcctgtggcaacctcccaggcctcctgacccagtcccgttCTTGTgcctcccgtggactgcctgtttgccccttgtgcctcccgtggactgcctgtttgccccttgttcCTCCCGTGGACTGCCGGTTTGCcagactgtgttttttttttttttttttaggagcgTCTAGAATCCGCTTCTTTggggggggttatgtcatgattccctgttgtctgccctgtgtttctcacttgtcatctttcccggactacacttcccataattccctgccctcatcactgccagtttcattgttctcacctgtgtttaatcattatccttgtgtatttaagccctgttgtttgttcattcgttgtcagttgttaaatgtatgtatgttcttgaatgtgttcctgcccgtgcccttcgtggatgttttctcttgtttatattttggttttcccctcgtggatgttttatttgttccctgtgttgttttgttattttgagttatcctgttcaccttttTTGTTCTTCCATTTAAaaactgcatgtagatcctcactcctcgtctaccTTCGTTacacacgcaggcttgagtgaggatAAAGATGccgtttatttgatgaatgtaaaacagaaaagtaatgtctctctttggcgtaggccccgtctggcagtccgagggagttgtactcggaaccatcatatcctgccggagataggaggcaggggcaaggagcctacccccatgcgggacagggctcaactggtggtggtggaggttgccatgttagcacactgaaacagcaatgtgatagattgtgagcagacttataaagcaatggcttacatgcgattggctaggaattacccagctaatggtgtgatgatgaacagctgcttACATTAACCAGTAATATCATagcccacttttcatgatctaATCAAATCCTTATAGGGATTGTTTGaatattacacagctctctgttCCCTCGTTCagaaagcagctttctccactgCCACATAATATTCCCACGATGCTTGTGTAAACACAtggcatccgaggaagacttcactattttactcTCAGCTGATTCGCTCTAATTCCAGATATTATAGAGttgttgtgtttgtttccttaatttACCATCGCAACCTACAGCTGAACTAGGACGCAgtgtggggtttccctcttacataaaactctgggattcccccattGTATAAGCACATACAAGCGGATGTTTCAgacagtcaatattttacattcatGTGTATAAATGGGAATAGTTGATAGTGTATGTGATTGTCCCTCTTTACTCCCAGAAAtttttaattctttattcaacatgtataataaataacatGTACCTAGatttcaacatgttcacatacttttaaTAATGTTTGATGCTACAATAATCTAATAAATACTTTTAATCCAGAAACTGTGGCGGTCACAAACCTCAGTGctcaagggggcgatagttaccttcaaaagtctgagcaattaaactggatgtgttattaatCCGTCAGTTTGCTATAAAACATACTCCGGAATATTCTCTCCAAACTGTTtctctgccatgacagtagttgacttgaaaacTCACCGTAGAAGTGGATAGTTCACAAT
The sequence above is a segment of the Xyrauchen texanus isolate HMW12.3.18 chromosome 38, RBS_HiC_50CHRs, whole genome shotgun sequence genome. Coding sequences within it:
- the zgc:174895 gene encoding adenine phosphoribosyltransferase — protein: MDVLAVPQKRENGWYLTLMAPNTNGPKFAWLDPSRLYCNSQALTDCVKDLLRPFQSEAIDLVAGIDAMGFILGSAVAMTLGKGFLAIRKAGHLCVQTHSQEYSDYSGRQKLLEVRVDVLKPGLRVLVVDQWIETGGTMKAAIKLVENQGATVAGFAAVAIENSEGGKWLKENYKYSHCIPNELQTQIDNQYLESFKNFC